GAACTCCTCCGCCGAGCGGTACGCCTCCGGGCCCATCCCGGCGAGCAGCGGCAGCGCGGCCACCGCGATCAGCCCGGCCGCGCGGGCGGCGGCGTTGTTGATGCCGCTCGCCAGGCCCGCCCGGGACACGTCCACCGAGGCGAGGACGGTCGCGGTCAGCGGGGCCACGAGGGTCGTCATGCCGAGCCCGAGGACGAGCATCGCCGGCAGCACGTCCGTCACGTACGAGGCGTCCTCCCCGACCCGCAGCATCAGCAGCATCCCGCCGGCGCACAGCAGCGGCCCCACCGTGAGCGGGATCCGGGGCCCGATCCTCTCCCCCAGCTCCCCGGACTTCGCGGACAGCAGCAGCATCAGCACGGTCGTCGGCAGCAGCGCCACACCGGCGCCGAGCGCCGAGTAGCCGGCGACCACCTGGAGCTGGAGGGCGGCCAGGAAGAAGAAGCCGCCGAACGCCGCGTACACGCACAGCGTGACCAGGTTGACCGCGGTGAAGAGGCGCGAGCGGAAGATCGACGGCGGCACCATCGCCCGCTCCCCGCGCCGCCGCTCCACCACCACGAACCCGGCACCGACCACCACCCCGGCCGCCCCGGCCCACCAGGCCGCGCCGATCAGCGCGTACGTGACGAGCGCGAGCGCCGCCGCGCCCAGGACCGCGCCGAGCACGTCGAAGCGGCCGTGCGCGGTCTCGTCCCGCGACTCCGGCACGTGCCGCAGGGCGACCGGCACGCAGAGCGCGGCGAGCGGCACGTTCAGCAGGAACACCCACCGCCAGCCGGGCCCGTCCACCAGCCAGCCGCCCACGAACGGCCCGATCGCCGCACCCACCCCGCCGAAGCCCGACCAGAGCCCGACCGCCCGCGCCCGGTCGTCCGGGTGGAAGCTCGCCTGGATCAGCGCGAGCGAGCCGGGCGTGAGCAGCGCCCCGCCGACGCCCTGGAGGGCACGGGCCGCGATCAGCACCCCGGCGTTCGGGGCGAGCCCGCACAGCAGGGAGGCCAGGGCGAACCACACCACGCCGACGACGAAGACCTTCCGCCGCCCGAACCGGTCGCCGAGCGAGCCGCCGAGCAGGATCAGCCCGGCCAGGGTCAGCATGTAGGCGTTGACCGTCCACTGGAGGACGGCGAGGTCGGCGCCCAGGTCCTCGCCGATGTGCGGCAGGGCTACGTTGACGACGGTCGAGTCGAGCAGCGCCATCCCGGACCCGAGGACGGTGGTGAACACGATCCACCGGCCGCTCCCCGAGGCCATCCGCACGTCCCGCACGCCCGTACCCGCATCCGCACCCGCACCCATGTCTGCATGGTCCCGCGAAGCCCGGTCTTCCGCCCCCCGACGGCTCAGCGCGAAGCCCGGTCTTCCGCCCGCTCGACGGCTCAGGTCGTACGCAGCCGGTTCGCCGTGCCCCGTCAGGCCGTGCGCAACCGGTTCGCCGCCCTGACCAGCGCGTCCACGCCCCGCTCGGCCTTGCTCCGGGGGCAGCCGACGTTCAGCCGGACGAAGCCGGGCGTGCCGTACACCCCGCCCGGCATGATCGCGACCTTCTCCACCGCCACGAGCTCCTCCTGGAGCCGGGTCTCGTCGATGCCGAGCGGCCGCAGGTCGATCCAGGCCAGGTAGCCGGCCTGCGGGGGCGCCCAGTCGACCTCCGGAAGCCCGTCCGCGAGGCGCTTCCGGAGCATGTCCATCGTCCCCGCCACGTATCCGCGCAGCTCGTCCAGCCAGGGGGCGCCCTGCCGGTACGCGGCGATGTGGGCGGTCAGGGAGAGCACGGCGGGCGAGGCGAGCCCCTCGCCGGTCTCCATGCGCCGCACGAAGGCCTCGCGCTCGTCGGGGTCGCCGACGATGCCGTACGAGCCGGAGAGCGCCGGAAAATTGAAGGCCTTGGTGCCGGAGGTGACCAGGGCCCAGCGGCGGCCACGGCCCGGCTCGGCGATCCGGGTCCAGGGGACGTGCCGGTGGCCGTCGGTCGTCAGGTCGGCGTGGATCTCGTCGCTGACGACGGCCGCGCCGTGCCGCTCAGCCAGCTCGGCGAAGGCGGTGAGCTCCTCCGCCGTCCACACCCGGCCGGTCGGGTTGTGCGGGGAGCAGAGCAGCAGCATCCGGCTGTCCGGGCGGGCCAGCTCCCGCTCCAGGGCCTCCGGGGCGCCGACCGGGACGCCCCGCAGCTCGCGCCCGAGCCCGGTGACGGCCTTGCGGAAGCCGTCGTACGTGGGGGTGTGGACGACCACGCCGTCGCCGGGGTCGGTCCACATCTGGAGGAGCTGCGAGAGCTGGGAGAGCACGGAGGGCGCGTACACCAGGGCCCCGGGGTCGATCTCGGCGCCGTACCGGCTCGCGTACCAGTGGCGGATCGCCTCCCGGAACTCCCCGAGCCGCCAGTCCGTGTAGCCGAAGACGCCGTGGTCGACGCGCTCGCGCAGGGCGGCGAGGATCTCCGGCGGGGAGGCGAAGTCCATGTCGGAGATGGTGAAGGGCAGCAGGTCGGGCACGCCGAAGCGGTCCGCGATGCCGTCCCACTGGACGGACCAGGTCCCGTGCCGGTCTATCTCCCGGTCGAAGTCGTACGCCATGCGGTCATCCTCCAGACATGACGAGGGCCCGGCACCCCAAGGGGTGACCGGGCCCGTCGTTCACAGGCTTACTTCAGCTTCGTGCCGGCCGAGCGCAGCGCGACACAGGCCTCGCCGACGCGGGCGGCCATGCCGGCCTCGGCCAGCTTGCCCCAGGTGCGCGGGTCGTAGGTGGACTTCTTGCCGACCTCGCCGTCGACCTTCAGGACACCGTCGTAGTTGCGGAACATGTGGTCCACGACCGGGCGGGTGAAGGCGTACTGGGTGTCGGTGTCGAGGTTCATCTTCACGACGCCGTTCTCCAGCGCGGTGGCGATCTCCTCGGCCGTCGAGCCCGAGCCGCCGTGGAAGACGAAGTCGAACGGGTCGGCCTTGCCGAACTTGGCGGCGACGCCGGCCTGGAGGTCCTTGAGGAGCTCGGGGCGGAGCACGACGTTGCCCGGCTTGTAGACGCCGTGGACGTTGCCGAAGGACGCGGCGAGGAGGTAGCGGCCCTTCTCGCCCAGGCCGAGGGCCTCGGCGGTGCGGATGGCGTCCTCGACGGTGGTGTACAGCTCGTCGTTGATCTCGTGGCTGACGCCGTCCTCCTCGCCGCCGGTCGGGGTGATCTCGACCTCGAGGATGATCTTGGCGGCGGCGGCCTTCGCGAGCAGCTCCTGGCCGATGGCCAGGTTGTCGGCGAGGGTCTCGGCGGAGCCGTCCCACATGTGGGACTGGAACAGCGGGTTCAGGCCCTTGGCGACGCGCTCGGCGGAGACCTCGAGCAGCGGACGGACGTAGCCGTCCAGCTTGTCCTTCGGGCAGTGGTCGGTGTGGAGGGCGACCGTGATGTCGTACTTCGCGGCGACGATGTGCGCGAACTCGGCCAGGGCGACGGCGCCCGTGACCATGTCCTTGTTGTACTGACCGCCCAGGAACTCGGCACCGCCGGTCGAGATCTGGATGATGCCGTCGCTCTCGGCCTCCGCGAAGCCGCGCAGCGCAGCGTGCAGGGTCTGGGACGAGGTCACGTTGATGGCCGGGTAGGCGAACTTGCCTGCCTTCGCCCGGTCGAGCATCTCGTTGTAGACCTCGGGGGTTGCGATGGGCATTCGTCCGCTCCTTGTGATGTGCGGGGTGTGTGCGTTGCTGTCCCTGACCTAGGGGCGACGTCATCGTCGCGGCCCATCTTTCCAGACTCTTGTGCGGGCTCCCACGGGCGTGACAGGACGAGGGGCGCGGTGTTTCACGTGAAACACCGCGCCCCTCGACAAAAACGCAGGTCAGGACCCTTCCGGGCGGGGTCCCGGACCTAAGTCACGACTTCGCGGCGGTTACGCCAGGCCGAGCTCGTCCAGCGCGTACGCGTAGAGGTACGGAACGCCCGCCGTGCCGCTGATCTTCTCGCCGGCTCCGGTGGCCCGGTCCACGATCGTGGCCACGGCGACGACCTCGGCGCCGGCCGCGCGCGCCGCCTCGACGGCGGTCAGCGGCGAGCCGCCGGTGGTGGAGGTGTCCTCGACGATCAGGACGCGACGGCCCTTGATGTCCGGGCCCTCGACCTGACGCTGCATCCCGTGGGCCTTGGCGGCCTTGCGGACGACGAAGGCGTCGAGCCGCTCGCCCCGCGCCGCGGCGGCGTGCAGCATCGACGTCGCGACCGGGTCGGCGCCAAGGGTCAGGCCGCCGACCGCGTCGAAGTCGAGGTCCTTGGTCAGTTCGAGCATGACCTGGCCGACCAGCGGCGAAGCCGCACCGTCCAGCGTGATCCGGCGCAGGTCCACGTAGTAGTCGGCTTCCAGACCCGAGGAGAGGGTCACCTTGCCGTGCACCACGGCCTTGTCCTTGATCTGCTGGAGCAGCTCAGCGCGTACGTCAGTCATGCCACTGAGCTTAAAGCCGCCGCCAGGTCCAGACGCTCTCGACCTCCAGGGGGTCGATCGGGGTGACCAGGCGCGGATGGGTGTTGAGCCCGTTCGGCGGGCCGGACTGCGGCTCGACGCAGACCGCCTCCGCCGGCTCGTCGTAGATCACGACCCACTCGGCGCGGCTGGCGACCTTCAGCTCCAGCTCCTCCGGCCAGGTGAGGGTGACGTCGACGCCGTCGGGCATGCCGAAGCAGTCGTCCCAGGGGCCGGGAAGGGGGTCGATGCGGCGGCCGGTGGGGAGGTGGTCGTCGCCGCGCTCCTCCTGCCAGGCGGGCGTGAAGTCGATCCGTACGTCCTGACCGCCCTGCCCGAGGTTGCGCAGGAACCAGGGGTGCCAGCCGGCCTGCGCCGGGAAGGAGTCGTCATAGGTCTCGACGCCGAAGCGGAGGGTGAGGGAGTCCTCGGACAGCTCGAAGACCTGGGTGACCCTGCCCTTGTACGGCCAGGGGTCGCCGAGCTCGCAGGTGAACACGGCCTCGGTCGCGGAGGTCCGGGCGGTCTTCCAGGCGAGGTCGCGGACGGTGCCGTGGATGGCGTGCGGGGGCGCGTTGACCGGCAGCTGGTGCAGGGTGGCGCCGTTGCGGAAGCGGCCGTTCTCGGTCCGCCCGCACCAGGGCACCATCGGGAAGCTTCCGTACCGCTCGCCCTGGCGCAGGACCTCGGTGCCGGCGATGCGCAGGCTCTCGATCCGGCAGCCGTGGTCGGGGTTGATGGTCAACTCGGCGTCGCCCGCCGTCAGTCGCGTCTGCATGCTCACGTACCGAGCCTAGGGCCTGGCCGGACCGTTTCAGCGGCGGCGGCGCAGGGCCCGGCCGACGACGACGGCGGAGGCGAGCGCGAGGGCCGCGGCCGGGGCGATCCAGCGCAGGGTGGCGCCCGCGCTCGTCGTCTCGGGCGCGGGGACGGGGGCGTACCGGCCGCGCGGCGGGGCGTGGTCGACCTCCTCGGCGCTCCGCCCGATCATGGTCCGGCGGGCGTGGGCGGCCTCGGCGGCGGGCTGCGGGGCGGGGAACTCGATCGGGGTCTCGCCGAAGTCCTCGCCCAGGCCCTCGCCGAACTCCTCGTCGAGGAGCGGGTCGAGGGAGGCCGGCGGCAACGGCACGTCGAAGACGGCGCTCCGGCCGGAGGGCTCCTCCACCCCGTCGTCGACCCCGTCGTCGTCGGTGGCCTCTTCGGGCGACGCGGGCTCCTCCGCCAGCGCGGCCAGGGCCTCCACGAACTTGTCGAGGAGCTTGGCGCCCGCCGTGGAGCGCGCCTCGTCCGTCGCGTCGGCGAGCCGGCCGGCCGCCGTGAGGGCGCCGGTGAAGCTGAGGCTGGTGCCCTCGGCCAGCGGGGTGAGGACGACGGTGAGGGACAGTTCGGCCGAGCCCTTGCCCCGGACCTCCGTGCCCTCGCCCTCGTAGGTGATGGCACCGTCCCGCTCGACGACGCGCAGGGCGCCCCGGTACGTGATGGTGTTGCCGCCGACCCGCACCTTCAGCCGGCCCGTGAGGGGGCCCGCCTCCGCGTCGGCGTCCCGCTGGAGACCGGGCACGCAGCGCACCACGCGGGCCGGGTCCGTGAGCGTCGCGCGCAGGGCTTCGGCCGGGACGGGGACGAACACCTCATGCTCCATGGAAGCCGAGCCTACTCAGGCGGGGGCACGGCGTCGCCTGTTTGCACCCGGCGGGCGGGTCAGGCCCGTACCGGCGCGCCCGGCGGGCGAGTCGGCCCCGTACCGGTGCGCACAGCAAGCTGACTCGCCCGGCGGGCGGGTCAGGCCCCGTACCGGGGGTGCACCAGGGTCGAGGGCGGCGGTTCGGCGCCTCGGGTGCGTTCGGCGCGGCGCGCCGCGCTCTCCAGGGTCCCGGCGCCGAGCGAGCGCAGCCGGGGCACGTCGGGGGCGAGGCGGAGCGCGGGCGGCCGGTCGCCCCGTGCGGCCAGGAGGAAGCCCCAGTCCTCCGGCCCCCGCTCCGCGCCGCTGGTGCGGTCGGGTCCTGCGGCGAAGCCGGGGGTGCGGCCGCACGCGCTGTAGGGGCGGGTCGCGAACCCGGCGGCGTGCAGGGTGGCGTCGACGGTCCAGTAGGTGCGGGGCCGGCCGGTGACCGAGCCGGCGTGCACGACGAACCGTCCGGACTCCGTGAGCACCCGGGCCACCAGACCGTAGAACTCCTCCGAGTAGAGCTTGGTGCTGGGGGTGATCCCGGGGTCGGGCAGATCGGAGATCACCACGTCGTACCGTTCCTGCAGACGATCGGCTGCGCCCCTCAGCCAGTTGAACGCGTCCGCGTAGACCACGTGGACGCGCGGGTCGCGGAAGGCCTGCGCGTTGAGCGTGGCGAGCGCCGGGTCCGTACGGGCGAGGCGGACGACCCCCGGGTCGAGCTCGACGACGGTGACGGAGCCGACCCCGTCGTAGCGCAGGGCCTCGCGGGCGGCCATGCCGTCGCCGCCGCCGACGATCAGCACGCGCGCGTGCGCGCCGTTCATCGCGGGGTGGACGAGGGCCTCGTGGTAGCGGTACTCGTCCCGGCCGGACACCCGGAGGCGGCCGTCGAGGAACAGGTCGGGCGGTTCCTCGCGGCCCCCGGTCACCACGACCTCCTGGAGGTCGGTGTGGACGGCGACCCGCACCCGCTCCCCGTACACGGCCCGGCGCGCGGCCTGTTCGAAGTCGTCGACGAGGACGGTCGCGGTGGCGAGGACGGTCAGGACGCACAGGTTCACGGCGACGAGCAGGGCGCGGGACCGGTCCGTCAGGTCGCGGCGGAACACCCAGAGGACGAGACCGCCGCCCGCGACCGCGTTGACCGCGCCGGTGACGAGCGCGCCGGTGAGCTGGCCGAGCCAGGGCAGCAGCAGGAACGGGAAGGCGAGGCCGCCGACGAGCGCGCCGACGTAGTCGGCGGCGAAGAGGTCGGCGACCGTCCCGGCGGCGTCGTCCTGCTCCCCGAGCGTGGCCTGCCGCCCGGGCCGCCCGGAGGGGCCGTCCCCGGCAGGGGCCTCCGCCGCGGAGGAAACCCGCGAGGAGTCACGAGAGGAAACCCGGGAGGAGTCACGGGAGGAAACCCCGGAGGAGCCCCGGGAAGAGGCACGGGAGGAGGCCCGTCCCGCCCCCTGTATGAGCGACATCAGGAGCGGGATCTCGGCGCCGATGAGCACGCCGATCGCGAGCGAGAACGCCACGAGCACGTACCGCGATTCGCCGAGCCAGGCGAAGGCCGCGTACAGCACCATCGCCGAGCAGCCGCCGATCAGCGCGAGCCCGGCCTCGACCAGGCCGAAGCCGACGGCGGCACGGCAGCGCAGCCGCTTGGCGAGGAGCGAGCCCACCCCCATCGCGAAGACCATCACGGAGAGCACGACGGAGGCCTGGGTGACCGAGTCGCCGATCAAGTAGGAGGCGAGGGCGACCAGTTCGAGCTCGTAGACCAGGCCGCAGGCGGCGCAGACGAAGACGACCGCGAGGACCGGGAACCGCACCGCCTCGCGAGGCGGCCGCACGGGCCGCCGCGCGGGCGGCCGGCGCACCCTCTTGGGTGGCATGGTCACGGTCGGCTCGATCATGCCGTAACGCTACGTCACGACTGTCACACCCCTTGTCACCCACACGAGTGCACATGGGGCGCCGAGAGGGCGCATCAGAGCGTTGCGGGCATACGTGCGCCGATTCGGGTCCTGGTCACCACCAACTGCCCCTCCTGCGGGTAGGCGTGCCAGGTGCGCCACCGCACCTGGCCCTCGTGACGCTGCGCGAGCATCGCCGTGAAGGCGTACGGGGAGCCGGGGAAGGTCCCCGCGAGCCCGTTGGGATGGTCGGCGACGAGCGCGAGCAGCTCCTGCGCACGGCCCGCGAAGGAGCCCTGCGACATCGTCTCGACGCACGCCGCGAATTCGTACTCCCATTCGCCGACGCGCTTGGAGACGCCGAGCGGGAGCGGGGTGCTGCTGCCGGGCATGCAGGCCACGGTCTCCGAGCAATGGCGCCCCTCCTCCTCCAGGAGGACCTGGTGGGAGGCGCCGAGCAGCCTCAACTGCAGCTTGGCTCCGGAGAGTTCGAGATCGAGGACGGCGAGCGCGGGCAGCGGCTCGCGCCCGAGGGCCCAGGCCAGATCGGACGCGCGCGTATCGGTGTAGGAGGTTTTCAGGGTGGTGAGCATGGGTCGGCTCCGCAAACACGGTTTGACGGGTGGGCCGGGGGCGCCCCGGAGAAGGTTCTGCGGGAGTGGGGGATCGCCGGCTCGGGTCCACACACGGTCCGAGGGCTGTCTCTGTCAGGAGCGAGAGAACCATGTGCGCCGGGCGACTCGCAGCGTTTTTACCCAACTTGCCGTGTTTTCCAACCCCTTCGGGGCCCCAACAGCTCACTTGTTCAATCAGCTGCCGCCGCCGCAGCCTCCGCCACCACAACCGGACCCGCAGGAACCGCCCGAACCGCAGGAGCTGCTGCCACAGCCGCCCCCGCCACCGCCGTCGGCCCAGCTGCCGCCGCTCCGGCCCTTGCGCCCGCCGCGCCGCTTGCGGCCCCCCGACTTCTTGCTGCCGGAGAACAGTCCGATGACCACCAGCGCGAAGACGATGAAGATCACGATTTCCATCTGTACTACCCCCGTTCTTCTGTGCGAGGGGGATGCCCCCTGCGACCT
The DNA window shown above is from Streptomyces vietnamensis and carries:
- a CDS encoding MFS transporter; translation: MGAGADAGTGVRDVRMASGSGRWIVFTTVLGSGMALLDSTVVNVALPHIGEDLGADLAVLQWTVNAYMLTLAGLILLGGSLGDRFGRRKVFVVGVVWFALASLLCGLAPNAGVLIAARALQGVGGALLTPGSLALIQASFHPDDRARAVGLWSGFGGVGAAIGPFVGGWLVDGPGWRWVFLLNVPLAALCVPVALRHVPESRDETAHGRFDVLGAVLGAAALALVTYALIGAAWWAGAAGVVVGAGFVVVERRRGERAMVPPSIFRSRLFTAVNLVTLCVYAAFGGFFFLAALQLQVVAGYSALGAGVALLPTTVLMLLLSAKSGELGERIGPRIPLTVGPLLCAGGMLLMLRVGEDASYVTDVLPAMLVLGLGMTTLVAPLTATVLASVDVSRAGLASGINNAAARAAGLIAVAALPLLAGMGPEAYRSAEEFGATFRRAMPMCAGILVVGAVLAWTTMRTPAGAAGCHPECKVHCGVQAPPLDPGQRDAAPGAGS
- a CDS encoding MalY/PatB family protein, with product MAYDFDREIDRHGTWSVQWDGIADRFGVPDLLPFTISDMDFASPPEILAALRERVDHGVFGYTDWRLGEFREAIRHWYASRYGAEIDPGALVYAPSVLSQLSQLLQMWTDPGDGVVVHTPTYDGFRKAVTGLGRELRGVPVGAPEALERELARPDSRMLLLCSPHNPTGRVWTAEELTAFAELAERHGAAVVSDEIHADLTTDGHRHVPWTRIAEPGRGRRWALVTSGTKAFNFPALSGSYGIVGDPDEREAFVRRMETGEGLASPAVLSLTAHIAAYRQGAPWLDELRGYVAGTMDMLRKRLADGLPEVDWAPPQAGYLAWIDLRPLGIDETRLQEELVAVEKVAIMPGGVYGTPGFVRLNVGCPRSKAERGVDALVRAANRLRTA
- the fbaA gene encoding class II fructose-bisphosphate aldolase; translated protein: MPIATPEVYNEMLDRAKAGKFAYPAINVTSSQTLHAALRGFAEAESDGIIQISTGGAEFLGGQYNKDMVTGAVALAEFAHIVAAKYDITVALHTDHCPKDKLDGYVRPLLEVSAERVAKGLNPLFQSHMWDGSAETLADNLAIGQELLAKAAAAKIILEVEITPTGGEEDGVSHEINDELYTTVEDAIRTAEALGLGEKGRYLLAASFGNVHGVYKPGNVVLRPELLKDLQAGVAAKFGKADPFDFVFHGGSGSTAEEIATALENGVVKMNLDTDTQYAFTRPVVDHMFRNYDGVLKVDGEVGKKSTYDPRTWGKLAEAGMAARVGEACVALRSAGTKLK
- the pyrE gene encoding orotate phosphoribosyltransferase — protein: MTDVRAELLQQIKDKAVVHGKVTLSSGLEADYYVDLRRITLDGAASPLVGQVMLELTKDLDFDAVGGLTLGADPVATSMLHAAAARGERLDAFVVRKAAKAHGMQRQVEGPDIKGRRVLIVEDTSTTGGSPLTAVEAARAAGAEVVAVATIVDRATGAGEKISGTAGVPYLYAYALDELGLA
- a CDS encoding aldose epimerase; this encodes MQTRLTAGDAELTINPDHGCRIESLRIAGTEVLRQGERYGSFPMVPWCGRTENGRFRNGATLHQLPVNAPPHAIHGTVRDLAWKTARTSATEAVFTCELGDPWPYKGRVTQVFELSEDSLTLRFGVETYDDSFPAQAGWHPWFLRNLGQGGQDVRIDFTPAWQEERGDDHLPTGRRIDPLPGPWDDCFGMPDGVDVTLTWPEELELKVASRAEWVVIYDEPAEAVCVEPQSGPPNGLNTHPRLVTPIDPLEVESVWTWRRL
- a CDS encoding SRPBCC family protein — its product is MEHEVFVPVPAEALRATLTDPARVVRCVPGLQRDADAEAGPLTGRLKVRVGGNTITYRGALRVVERDGAITYEGEGTEVRGKGSAELSLTVVLTPLAEGTSLSFTGALTAAGRLADATDEARSTAGAKLLDKFVEALAALAEEPASPEEATDDDGVDDGVEEPSGRSAVFDVPLPPASLDPLLDEEFGEGLGEDFGETPIEFPAPQPAAEAAHARRTMIGRSAEEVDHAPPRGRYAPVPAPETTSAGATLRWIAPAAALALASAVVVGRALRRRR
- a CDS encoding spermidine synthase; this translates as MIEPTVTMPPKRVRRPPARRPVRPPREAVRFPVLAVVFVCAACGLVYELELVALASYLIGDSVTQASVVLSVMVFAMGVGSLLAKRLRCRAAVGFGLVEAGLALIGGCSAMVLYAAFAWLGESRYVLVAFSLAIGVLIGAEIPLLMSLIQGAGRASSRASSRGSSGVSSRDSSRVSSRDSSRVSSAAEAPAGDGPSGRPGRQATLGEQDDAAGTVADLFAADYVGALVGGLAFPFLLLPWLGQLTGALVTGAVNAVAGGGLVLWVFRRDLTDRSRALLVAVNLCVLTVLATATVLVDDFEQAARRAVYGERVRVAVHTDLQEVVVTGGREEPPDLFLDGRLRVSGRDEYRYHEALVHPAMNGAHARVLIVGGGDGMAAREALRYDGVGSVTVVELDPGVVRLARTDPALATLNAQAFRDPRVHVVYADAFNWLRGAADRLQERYDVVISDLPDPGITPSTKLYSEEFYGLVARVLTESGRFVVHAGSVTGRPRTYWTVDATLHAAGFATRPYSACGRTPGFAAGPDRTSGAERGPEDWGFLLAARGDRPPALRLAPDVPRLRSLGAGTLESAARRAERTRGAEPPPSTLVHPRYGA
- a CDS encoding DUF2617 family protein, whose translation is MLTTLKTSYTDTRASDLAWALGREPLPALAVLDLELSGAKLQLRLLGASHQVLLEEEGRHCSETVACMPGSSTPLPLGVSKRVGEWEYEFAACVETMSQGSFAGRAQELLALVADHPNGLAGTFPGSPYAFTAMLAQRHEGQVRWRTWHAYPQEGQLVVTRTRIGARMPATL